One part of the Eucalyptus grandis isolate ANBG69807.140 chromosome 10, ASM1654582v1, whole genome shotgun sequence genome encodes these proteins:
- the LOC104429320 gene encoding probable acyl-activating enzyme 18, peroxisomal isoform X1, which produces MGNPKSVNEVGLDDLVEVGLSREAAAELERKLRESVARARGSGTLSPGLELDPREVWRELASAGALKPSHPHRVHQLVYYSVYSGWDASARGPPLYWFPSLSQSKETNLGRLMESHGRKLLGSSYKDPITSFSLFQKFSVEHPDVYWSIVLNELSLSFHCPPSCILDTSDKSKPRGTWLPGAVFNIAECCLLPSQQQRRGDDSIALVWRDEGYDHMNVNRMTLKELREQVMLVANALDATFSKGDAIAIDMPMTVHAVIIYLAIVLGGFVVVSIADSFASKEIASRLHISKAKGIFTQDFIQRGGRKFPLYSRVVEANPVKAIVLPVAGDGVGVKLREQDMSWKAFLSQVDHVPRRHYYPAFYQSADSVTNILFSSGTTGEPKAIPWTQLSPIRCSADSWAYINIQAGDVFCWPTNLGWVMGPIVLYSCFLAGATLALYHGSPLGRDFGKFVQDAGVTILGTVPSLVKPWKSTQCMEGLDWTKIRSFGSTGETSNIDDDLWLSSKSFYSPIIECCGGTELASSYIQGNHLQPQAFGAFSNASMTAGFVILDDHGAPRPDDQPCVGEVGLFPVYMGATDRLLNADHEEVYFKGMPTYKGVQLRRHGDIIKRTVGGYYIVQGRADDTMNLGGIKTSSVEIERVCDRADESILETAAISLAPPTGGPEQLVVLVVLKKGCKAEPNDLKMKFLKAIQQNLNPLFKVSSVKIVAEFPRTASNKLLRRVLRDQMRQQLSAQSEL; this is translated from the exons atgggCAATCCCAAGAGCGTCAACGAGGTGGGCTTGGATGACCTGGTGGAGGTGGGCCTGTCCAGGGAAGCCGCCGCTGAGCTCGAGCGGAAGCTCCGGGAGTCGGTGGCCCGAGCCCGGGGGTCCGGGACGCTGTCGCCGGGGCTTGAGCTTGACCCGAGGGAGGTGTGGAGAGAGCTGGCGAGCGCCGGGGCGTTGAAGCCGTCGCACCCGCACCGGGTGCATCAGCTGGTGTACTACTCGGTGTACTCCGGTTGGGACGCCTCCGCTCGGGGCCCTCCTCTCTACTGGTTCCCTTCTCT GTcccaatcaaaagaaacaaacttGGGACGCCTCATGGAATCGCATGGCAGAAAGCTTCTGGGGTCATCATACAAGGATCCCATAACGAGCTTTAGCCTTTTTCAGAAATTCTCCGTGGAGCATCCTGAT GTCTACTGGTCGATAGTTCTTAATGAACTCTCACTTTCATTTCATTGTCCCCCAAGCTGCATTCTCGACACCAGTGACAAATCAAAGCCCCGGGGTACGTGGCTTCCGGGGGCGGTATTCAACATAGCTGAATGCTGTTTATTGCCCTCACAGCAACAGAGGAGAGGGGATGACAGCATAGCCTTAGTATGGAGAGATGAAGGCTATGATCACATGAATGTTAACCGTATGACACTAAAAGAGCTTCGAGAACAAGTAAT GTTGGTGGCAAATGCTCTGGATGCGACATTCTCAAAGGGAGACGCGATTGCAATCGACATGCCAATGACGGTCCATGCTGTTATCATATATTTGGCAATAGTACTTGGCGGATTTGTTGTTGTATCAATAGCTGACAGTTTCGCATCCAAGGAAATTGCAAGCCGTCTGCACATTTCCAAGGCAAAAGGAATCTTTACTCAG GATTTTATACAAAGAGGAGGCCGGAAGTTTCCATTGTATAG TCGAGTTGTGGAAGCTAATCCAGTGAAAGCGATCGTGCTTCCTGTGGCTGGAGATGGCGTGGGCGTGAAGTTGAGAGAGCAAGACATGTCATGGAAAGCTTTTCTTTCACAAGTGGATCATGTTCCAAG AAGGCATTATTACCCAGCCTTTTACCAAAGCGCCGACTCTGTGACAAATATCCTCTTTTCTTCCGGAACGACAG GAGAACCAAAAGCGATACCCTGGACTCAACTCTCGCCTATCCGATGCAGTGCTGATTCGTGGGCTTATATAAATATTCAGGCTGGAGATGTGTTCTGCTGGCCTACAAACTTAGGGTGGGTCATGGGCCCGATTGTACTCTACTCTTGCTTTCTAGCTGGTGCAACTCTCGCTCTTTACCATGGATCTCCACTAGGACGTGATTTCGGAAAATTTGTTCAG GATGCAGGAGTGACCATTTTGGGCACAGTACCAAGCTTAGTAAAACCATGGAAGAGCACGCAGTGTATGGAAGGACTCGATTGGACAAAGATcag GTCATTTGGCTCCACAGGGGAAACATCCAATATTGACGACGACCTCTGGCTTTCTTCCAAGTCCTTCTATAGCCCCATTATAGAGTGTTGTGGTGGCACGGAGCTCGCATCATCTTACATTCAAGGAAATCATCTGCAGCCTCAAGCTTTCGGAGCATTTAGCAATGCTTCCATGACAGCCGGATTTGTCATCCTGGACGACCATGGAGCCCCTCGA CCAGATGATCAACCTTGTGTTGGCGAAGTGGGACTGTTCCCTGTTTACATGGGTGCAACTGATAGGCTGCTCAATGCTGATCATGAAGAAGTTTACTTCAAGGGAATGCCGACATACAAAGGGGTG CAACTGAGGAGACATGGAGACATCATTAAGAGAACTGTTGGAGGGTACTATATCGTACAAGGGAGGGCCGATGACACAATGAACCTTGGTGGCATTAAG ACTAGTTCTGTTGAGATTGAGCGGGTCTGTGATAGAGCAGATGAATCTATACTAGAGACTGCCGCAATAAGTCTAGCGCCACCAACCGGCGGTCCAGAACAGTTGGTTGTCCTCGTGGTGCTCAAGAAGGGGTGTAAGGCTGAACCGAATGATCTGAAGATGAAATTCTTGAAAGCCATCCAGCAAAACCTCAACCCTTTGTTCAAG GTAAGCTCTGTCAAGATTGTCGCTGAGTTCCCTCGAACGGCTTCTAACAAGCTACTGAGGAGGGTGTTGAGGGATCAGATGCGACAACAGCTCTCTGCGCAGAGTGAGCTGTAG